The Taeniopygia guttata chromosome 27, bTaeGut7.mat, whole genome shotgun sequence region aaaaatcagaacagcCACCCACAGTCCCAGAAATGTGTGGGGACACAGCTGCTCACCCCAGGATCCAGCTGTGGGAGGTGGGAggtgagggcagagctcagctacagaaaaacaaacaagagaaacaaaaccaagcagaGAAAAAGGGTGAAAATGCAGTAATTTTTCAGATGGCCTGGGCTGTGTGAGTCCCCTCTTAGCCCCAAAATGAGCATTTCCAGGACAGACAGGAGTGCACCACGCTGattgcagggagcagctggttCCTGTTCCCTGCAAATTCCTGGTAGAGACGCTGGACTCTGACCAagcccagagctggagagggatgcACCCGAGGAGGAAGAGTTCAGCACCTTCCCCTGCCTGTTGTCAGAGTGCCCTGGCCCAGCAAGGAGGGCCCCAAGCACGGAGCTGTGCCACGACCTGCTCCCAAACCCAGGGCCTGGTCCTGGTGCCCGCGGTCCCTTGCCCCAGTGGCCACCCCCCAGCCCGTGGGGCTCCCAGGGCTCAGCCCGCGGGCAGAGCCGAGCAGTCCGTGCTTTTCCCTTTCActgctggcagcctggcagGATGTGGTGAAAGCCAAACCTGCTGAGATGGAGAGCACCGAGATGCTCTCTGATAAAGGGTGGGGGTATCCAGGGGAAACCTTTTATGTCTGTGCTACGGGGAGAAGCTTCTGGAGACTAATAAGTCAGAAAAAGCAGGGCACAGATACCGCAGGCTCTGTCTGCCCGTGGGTTATGGCAGTGTAGGAAGATGAAACAACAATAATCAGAACTGAAATCAGGGGCCTGAATGAGATGCCGGCCTGACACGGAAAcagcttcctgctgctctcactgTGCTTCCTCATGCTCTCACCGACACCTTCGttgatttttaatttagctGAAGGATGTTTTATTTCTCACATTTTATCTGACAGCcggctgtgcacacacacagctggaGGCAGGTCCTGGAACACTCTGGAAAGCTGCCACACATCTGAGGGTTTGCAGGTGTTACTTTGGCTGAGCACGAAACATGTCTGGTGGAATTCCCACTTGGAGCCCCCcaaaaagccccccaaaaagccccaaacccacATATTTATGGGAAACACTTCCAGCCACAAGGTTGTGTCAGCTCTGGTGGTGATGTTGGCATGAGACAGCACTTGGGAACTCCCTGGGACTCCTCTCCAGGCTCCTTTCCTTGCATGGCCACGCAGTCAACACAGTCCTTGTCCCAACACactcttcttctctttcctgtCCTAGTTCTGTGCCGGGGACAATGTCACTGATTACTACGACTCCAACAGCACCATTGACTACAGCATGTTCGAGTCCCTGTGTGAGAAGGAGGAGGTCCGTAACTTCCGTGCTGCCTTCCTCCCGGCCATGTACAGCCTCATCTGCTTCTTGGGGCTGCTGGGGAACGGGCTGGTCATGCTCACCTACATCTACTACAAGAGGCTGAAGACCATGACAGACGTCTACTTGCTGAACCTGGCTCTGGCAGACATCCTCTTCCTGCTGACCCTTCCCTTCTGGGCCACAAGTGCAACCACACACTGGCTTTTTGGGAGCTTTGCCTGCAAAGCTGTCTACTGCATCTGCAAGATGAGTTTCTTCAGCGGGATGCTGCTCCTCCTGTCCATCAGCATCGACAGGTACTTCGCCATCGTCCAGGCAGCCTCAGCCCATCGCCTGCGTCCCCGGATGATATTCATCAGCAAGGTGACCTGCATCCTCATCTGGCTCCTGGCCTTCATCCTCTCCACCCCTGAGCTGGTTCACAGTGGTGTGAACAACATGGACAGCTATCCCCGTTGTTCCATCATTGCTAATGACTTGCAGACCTTCAGCACTGGCATCAAAGTGTCCCAAATGGTGTTTGGCTTCTTAATTCCCCTCCTGGTCATGTCTTTCTGCTACCTCATCATCATCAAAACGTTACTCCAGGCCCGCAACTTTGAGAAGAACAAAGCCATCAAGGTCATCATCGCCGTGGTCATCGTCTTCGTCGTCTTCCAGCTGCCCTACAACAGCGTCATGCTGGCCAAGACCATCTCAGCCTTCAACCAGACCAGCTCGTGTGAGGAGAGCAAGAAGCTGGACGTGGCGGATGACGTGACCTACACCCTGGCCTGCTTCCGATGCTGCCTCAACCCGTTCCTCTACGCCTTCATCGGCGTCAAATTCCGCACCGACCTCTTCAagctgctgaaggagctgggctgCCTGAGCCAGGAGCGCCTCTGGCAGCTCACCTCCTGCCGCGACAGCAAGAGGACCTCCTTCGCCATGGAGACAGAGACAACCACCACCTTCTCCCCGTAagcccagctccaggcacactTTGCTCAAGCTGAAACGGTTTTGGACATTTTCTCTAGTCTGAACTCCTGGCAGAGCAAGACCTGTTACACTGCAGAGAAGTCGAGGGGAAAATCCAGAAGCCTCCTCCTATTTCAAGCAGCAAGGGCTGCTGGCCAATGTCCCACGGGTGGAGAGACTTTACAACAGAGTTGTCACTAACAGCAAAGCAAGGGAGAGGTGGTGAGTCTACAATTCCTCCTGTCATTTCACCTTCAGCTTAGTCTTTCCCTGTCAAAATGAGAAATGCTCAAAAAAGAACATTTACCCTAAAAGCGACAAGTACCAAGAGAAAATGGACATTGGTGCAGCAGAACTGTCTGGGAGCATCACCCTTGCTTTGGATGTTGCTTTTAACAAAACAACAGCTCTGCAACCCCACAGAAATGCCCTTGCACTGAGTCAGTCCGAGGCAACCTGCACCCACAGCCTTGGGCTCGATCCAACACACAACCCCAGCTGTGGAGTAACCGAGCACACAACTGCTCTGCCTTCCCCCATGAAACGTGAGACATGACCACAGCTAATGCAAAATCCATACAAACTCTAGCCATCATTTCAATTACTTTGTGTAGTATTGTAGCCACTCACAGCTCTCTCAGGAAAAGTACAAATTCTACTTTACTTCCGCCTGCATCCTGTTTCTGGGCTATCACCTACTGACCTTGAGATAAATATGAATGTGGattttctcctcccttcccaatCCTTCTAGCAGGACTTCATCTGCCTTTGAAGTCAGATCTGTATTTCACTCATAAGCTACTGGGGCGTGTTTTGCATCAGTGCTGTCGGCACCAACAAAGACATGGCTCGCTGAGGTTAGATCTGAAAgcagtcccacctctgccagggccGTGGCAGCTGAACAGCAGATTATTGTCATGGAAAGTCAGACCTTGGAGGAGCCCAGACTGTAATTCCAGTGGGTGCTTTTACAGGAAGAGCCAAGATTCCTGGTGACAGATGAACGCTCTGGGAACCGCTGTCATGGGACAGCTGAAGGTcagctgggaggagctgctgcacagcccgtgcagctgtccctgtccttgtcctgtgctcctgtccctgtccttgtcctgtgctctgatcccacagcacccagctcttCCAGAGCCATCACCAGTGGAGagagagcctggagctgctcccagggctgacaGGGGAGATATGTCCATGTTCCCCTGAGTACACAGAGCCATGAGCAGCAAAACACTCACTAAACAGacatttgtcctttttttcaaCACATGGATCCATCAGGAGTGACACAGAGAACTCTCTGGTTCATGGGTTGCAGAGCACTGCTTTAGAGATTTGAGGATTAAAATCAGCCTCCCAAGACACTGGCTGGGTCTGAGACAGCACTGCCAGTTATTTACCTGGCTGCCATCAAATCTAAATAAATTCTCCATAAACCATTTACCTCTGGTGTATGGGATTTTTGTCAAGGGTTGGGATTCAGGAAGAGAGGACATTCTGCTTTGTGTTACCTATCTGTGCTCAACTGTCGAACTCATTTTCCTTTACAGCGCCCAGGTAACTGCACAGAAGTGTTGCTTCTCTGTGACATGAAACAGGG contains the following coding sequences:
- the CCR7 gene encoding C-C chemokine receptor type 7; translated protein: MDGGKQLKVTLVFSLPLVFQFCAGDNVTDYYDSNSTIDYSMFESLCEKEEVRNFRAAFLPAMYSLICFLGLLGNGLVMLTYIYYKRLKTMTDVYLLNLALADILFLLTLPFWATSATTHWLFGSFACKAVYCICKMSFFSGMLLLLSISIDRYFAIVQAASAHRLRPRMIFISKVTCILIWLLAFILSTPELVHSGVNNMDSYPRCSIIANDLQTFSTGIKVSQMVFGFLIPLLVMSFCYLIIIKTLLQARNFEKNKAIKVIIAVVIVFVVFQLPYNSVMLAKTISAFNQTSSCEESKKLDVADDVTYTLACFRCCLNPFLYAFIGVKFRTDLFKLLKELGCLSQERLWQLTSCRDSKRTSFAMETETTTTFSP